The Chitinimonas sp. BJYL2 genome segment TTGCCCCGGGCATCATCGATACCGGCATGCAGGCGGATATCCGGGCGGCCGAGGTAGCCGACTTCCCCCAGCTAGCGCAGTTTGTGGATTACCACCGTAACGGTGATCTCACCCCTGCCGCCCAATGTGCTAGCGAGATACTGGGCCTGCTGCACAGCCAGCATGTGGGCGTGGGCGAGCTGCTCGACGTGCGCAGTTTCCGATGAGCCACGCCATCAAAGCCGTTGCCCTCGATCTCGACGGCACCCTGCTCGACACAATTGCCGACCTGGCCGCTGCGGCCAATGCCATGCGCGCCGAGCTGGGCCTCAACCCGCTGGCACAGCCACGGCTCGAAAGCTTTGTCGGGGGCGGCATGGTGCAGCTGGTACACCGCGCCCTCACCGACAGCCACGATGGCCGCGCCCACCCGGAGCTGCTCGAAGCCGGTGTCGATGCGTTCTGCCGCCATTACGACGCCATGCTCGCCAACACCACCCGCCCGTACCCTGGTGTGGTAGATGGTTTGCAGCAGATGCTGTCACTCGGCCTGAAGCTGGCCGTGGTCACCAACAAGCCCTACCGCTTCTCCGTACCCGTACTGGAACGCACCGGCCTGCTGCCCTTCTTTGCACTGGTACTGGGCGGCGACAGCCTGCCGGAGAAGAAACCGCATCCGCTGCCCCTGCTGCATGTGTGCGAGTACTTCGGCATCGCACCGGCCGAACTGCTGATGATTGGCGACTCGCATTTTGACCGCGATGCGGCCTTGAATGCCGGTTCGCCGTGTCTGCTATTGCGATATGGTTATGACGATATTAAGCATTTGGCGTGCAATGGGCATATCGATAGCCTTGTCGAAGCCGCCGATTTTGTGAAGAATGCGGGCTCGGCTTAAATCCCGTTGCCGCCCGGCAGCGATTCTTTCGGTTCCCCTACCACATCATGATGACTTTTCGGCGGCACCTCGGGCTGACATGGCGATGGCGCTAATCGCGTCCTCCCGGTTTATTCATTCACCCCTTTGCCCGGAAAGCTCGCCATGACCGAACTCGAATTCGACGCGCTCGCGCGTCAAGGCTACAACCGCATCCCCGTCGTCCAGGAAGGCCTGGCCGATCTCTACACGCCCCTCTCCGTTTATCTGCGTCTTGCTGATGCACCGTATTCCTATCTGCTGGAATCGGTAGTCGGTGGCGAGCGTTTTGGCCGCTATAGCTTCATCGGCCTGCCCGCCCGCACGGTGCTGACCGTACAGGGCCGCGAAACGGTGGTGACCACCGATGGCGAAGTCGTCGAGCGCCACGAGGGCGACCCGCTCGATTTCATCGAAAGCTACTCGCAGCGCTTCAAGGTGCCGCCCATGGGTGGCCTGCCGCGTTTTGCCGGTGGCCTGGTCGGTTACTTTGGTTATGACACGATCCGCCTGATCGAAAGGAAACTGGCCCGCGCCGACAAGCCGGATTCGATTGGCGCGCCCGATATCCAGCTGCTACTCAGCGAAGAAATCGCGATTTTCGACAACCTCAGCGGCAAGCTCTACCTGGTTGTGTACGCCGACCCGAGCCAGCCACAGGCCTTTGCCAAAGCGCACTCACGCCTGCACGCCCTGCGCATGCAACTGCGCGATCCGGCCCGCCTGCCGCGCGTGGAACCCACGCCCACCACCACGGCCAAATCCGAAATGGGCGAAGCCAATTTCAAGGCGGCGGTCGAGAAGGCCAAGCAATACATTCTGGACGGCGACATCATGCAAGTGGTGCTGAGCCAGCGTATGACGATGCGTTTCGAGCAACCGCCGATTGCGCTCTACCGCGCCTTGCGCTCGCTTAACCCCTCGCCTTACATGTTCTATTACCAGCTTGGCGACACGCATATCGTCGGCGCCTCGCCAGAGATCCTCGTCCGCCACGAGGGCGGTACGGTCACGGTACGGCCGATTGCCGGCACCCGCCCGCGCGGCAAGGATCGCGAGCACGATCTGGCACTCGAAGCCGAGCTGCTGGCCGACCCGAAAGAAATCGCCGA includes the following:
- a CDS encoding phosphoglycolate phosphatase, with product MSHAIKAVALDLDGTLLDTIADLAAAANAMRAELGLNPLAQPRLESFVGGGMVQLVHRALTDSHDGRAHPELLEAGVDAFCRHYDAMLANTTRPYPGVVDGLQQMLSLGLKLAVVTNKPYRFSVPVLERTGLLPFFALVLGGDSLPEKKPHPLPLLHVCEYFGIAPAELLMIGDSHFDRDAALNAGSPCLLLRYGYDDIKHLACNGHIDSLVEAADFVKNAGSA
- the trpE gene encoding anthranilate synthase component I, which codes for MTELEFDALARQGYNRIPVVQEGLADLYTPLSVYLRLADAPYSYLLESVVGGERFGRYSFIGLPARTVLTVQGRETVVTTDGEVVERHEGDPLDFIESYSQRFKVPPMGGLPRFAGGLVGYFGYDTIRLIERKLARADKPDSIGAPDIQLLLSEEIAIFDNLSGKLYLVVYADPSQPQAFAKAHSRLHALRMQLRDPARLPRVEPTPTTTAKSEMGEANFKAAVEKAKQYILDGDIMQVVLSQRMTMRFEQPPIALYRALRSLNPSPYMFYYQLGDTHIVGASPEILVRHEGGTVTVRPIAGTRPRGKDREHDLALEAELLADPKEIAEHVMLMDLGRNDVSRVAEIGSVKVTDDRVVERYSHVMHIVSSVEAKAKPGVSNIDILRATFPAGTVSGAPKVRAMEIIDELEPTKRSIYSGAVGYLGFNGDMDLAIALRTAVIRNKTLFVQAGAGIVADSVPQSEWQETQNKARAVLRAAELAQKGLD